In Mycobacterium stomatepiae, the following are encoded in one genomic region:
- a CDS encoding MMPL/RND family transporter — MTDPRVDGERRTPFVARTIHRMSVPIILAWLALTVIVTMAIPSLEKVEQERSVSLSPKDAPSIQAMQRLGQDFKESNSDALAMIVLESQQPLRDDAHHYYNQLLKQLESDPDHVQHIQDLWGNPVTASGAQSEDGKAAYVQLKLAGNQGTSLANESADAVRNIVDRMPPPAGVKVYVTGPAPLISDLNHSGQKTILKVTLVSLAVIFIMLLLVYRSLITVILLLLMVGIELQVARQIVAFLGNIGAISLSTFAANLLITLALAAGTDYGIFFVGRYQEARQAGEDPATAYFTTYRSTAKVVLASGLTIAGSVFCLSFTRMPYFQTIGIPCAVGMLVAVAIALTLVPAVLAIGGRVGLLEPRRTSTDRRWRRIGTAVVRWPGPIFAAACAVTLVGLLALPGYTTNYHDRVYLPDDLPTNQGYSAAIRHFPLGRMLPEFVLIEADHDMRNPSDFLVLERLAKGVLAVPGVSRVQSVTRPAGTAMAHTTIPFRFGVMNASQLVNLEYQKARMNDMLLQADELNKSIRITTTLYHLILQLNAVTHDLAGRTHEVQAITGELRDQISNFEDFLRPIRSYFYWEKHCYDIPICFAIRSLFDSFDGIDAINDKLGELVINIDKIDVLMPKLAAELPIQIETMKSMRTMMLTMHSTMTGIIGQADSQGNISTEMGEAFDAAKNDDTFYLPPEIFKNPTFQRVMGLFMSPDGKAARMTISDRGDPATPEGIARVKAIKTAAEEALKSTPLENTSIYVGGVSATYKDLQDGSQYDLMIAGIASLCLIFAIMLMITRSFVAAMVIVGTVVTSLGASIGLSVLLWQHIIGLGLEWLVLPMSVIILLAVGSDYNLLLVSRMKEELGAGINTGIIRAMGGTGKVVTAAGLVFAVTMASMVVSDLTVIGQIGTTIGLGLLFDTLIVRAFMTPSIAALLRRWFWWPLKVRPRPASYLLRSEGPRPMVRALLGTRAPD; from the coding sequence ATGACGGATCCACGAGTCGACGGTGAACGTCGAACGCCCTTTGTCGCGCGGACGATCCATCGGATGTCTGTGCCCATCATCTTGGCGTGGCTGGCCCTCACCGTGATCGTGACGATGGCCATCCCCTCGCTCGAGAAGGTGGAGCAAGAGCGCTCGGTGTCGCTGAGCCCCAAAGATGCGCCGTCAATCCAGGCCATGCAGCGCTTGGGCCAGGACTTCAAGGAATCCAATTCCGACGCCTTGGCGATGATCGTCCTGGAAAGCCAGCAGCCGCTGCGCGACGATGCTCACCACTACTACAACCAATTGCTCAAGCAATTGGAAAGCGATCCGGACCATGTCCAGCACATTCAGGACCTGTGGGGAAACCCGGTCACCGCGAGCGGCGCGCAAAGCGAGGACGGTAAAGCCGCATACGTGCAGCTCAAGCTGGCCGGCAACCAGGGCACGAGCCTGGCGAATGAGTCAGCCGACGCCGTCCGCAACATCGTGGACCGGATGCCTCCGCCGGCCGGGGTCAAGGTCTACGTCACCGGCCCCGCGCCGCTCATTTCGGACCTGAATCACAGCGGTCAGAAGACGATCCTCAAGGTCACGCTGGTGAGCCTCGCGGTGATCTTCATCATGCTGCTGCTGGTCTACCGTTCACTTATCACGGTCATCTTGCTGCTGCTGATGGTCGGAATAGAACTGCAGGTGGCGCGCCAAATCGTCGCATTCCTTGGGAACATCGGCGCCATCAGTCTTTCCACTTTCGCCGCTAATCTGCTGATCACTCTCGCGCTCGCGGCGGGAACGGACTACGGCATCTTTTTCGTCGGCCGCTATCAGGAGGCCCGCCAGGCCGGAGAAGATCCGGCGACGGCGTACTTCACGACGTACCGCAGCACGGCCAAGGTTGTGTTGGCGTCCGGATTGACGATCGCCGGGTCTGTTTTCTGCCTCAGCTTCACCCGGATGCCCTATTTCCAGACGATCGGTATCCCCTGCGCGGTCGGCATGCTCGTTGCGGTGGCGATCGCGCTCACGCTGGTTCCGGCGGTTCTTGCCATCGGTGGCCGAGTCGGTCTGTTGGAGCCCCGGCGAACGAGCACGGATCGGCGCTGGCGCCGGATCGGCACGGCGGTCGTCCGGTGGCCAGGACCCATTTTCGCCGCGGCATGTGCCGTCACTCTGGTGGGCCTGCTCGCGCTGCCGGGGTACACGACCAACTACCACGATCGCGTGTATCTCCCCGATGACCTCCCGACCAACCAGGGCTATTCGGCCGCAATTCGGCACTTTCCGCTGGGCCGAATGTTGCCCGAGTTCGTGTTGATCGAGGCCGATCACGATATGCGCAATCCGTCAGATTTTCTGGTGCTGGAGCGACTGGCCAAGGGTGTTCTCGCGGTCCCCGGCGTCTCCCGGGTGCAGTCCGTCACCCGGCCCGCGGGGACCGCGATGGCGCACACGACGATTCCGTTCAGGTTCGGCGTCATGAACGCAAGCCAATTGGTGAACCTCGAATATCAAAAAGCCCGCATGAACGACATGCTGCTGCAGGCCGATGAGCTGAACAAATCGATCAGAATCACGACAACGCTGTACCACCTGATACTCCAACTCAACGCGGTGACGCATGACCTGGCCGGCCGAACGCACGAAGTCCAGGCGATCACCGGCGAACTACGAGACCAGATCTCGAACTTCGAGGATTTCCTGAGACCGATCCGCAGCTACTTCTACTGGGAAAAGCACTGCTACGACATCCCCATCTGCTTTGCGATCAGATCGCTTTTCGATTCGTTCGACGGCATCGACGCGATCAACGACAAGCTGGGCGAGCTGGTCATCAACATCGACAAGATCGACGTGCTGATGCCGAAGCTGGCCGCCGAGCTTCCGATTCAGATCGAAACCATGAAGAGCATGCGCACCATGATGCTGACCATGCATTCGACCATGACCGGCATCATCGGCCAAGCCGATTCGCAGGGGAATATCTCGACGGAGATGGGCGAGGCGTTCGACGCGGCGAAAAACGACGACACCTTCTACCTGCCGCCGGAGATTTTCAAGAACCCCACCTTCCAGCGCGTGATGGGGCTGTTCATGTCGCCGGATGGGAAAGCGGCGCGCATGACCATTTCGGATAGGGGAGATCCCGCCACTCCCGAAGGCATCGCGCGCGTCAAGGCGATCAAGACCGCGGCCGAGGAGGCGCTAAAGTCCACACCGCTGGAGAACACCAGCATTTATGTCGGCGGCGTCTCGGCCACCTACAAAGACTTGCAAGACGGCTCCCAATATGACCTGATGATCGCCGGAATCGCTTCGCTCTGTCTCATTTTCGCGATCATGCTGATGATCACGCGAAGCTTTGTCGCGGCGATGGTGATCGTGGGTACGGTCGTCACGTCGCTGGGGGCGTCGATCGGACTGTCGGTGCTGCTCTGGCAGCACATCATCGGGCTCGGGCTGGAATGGCTCGTGTTGCCGATGTCCGTCATCATCTTGTTGGCGGTGGGGTCCGACTACAACCTGCTGCTTGTCTCTCGGATGAAAGAAGAGCTCGGCGCCGGTATCAATACGGGCATCATCCGGGCGATGGGCGGTACCGGAAAGGTCGTCACGGCCGCCGGCCTGGTATTCGCCGTCACGATGGCCTCCATGGTCGTCAGCGACCTGACGGTGATCGGCCAAATCGGGACCACGATCGGTCTGGGCCTGCTGTTCGACACCTTGATCGTGCGCGCCTTCATGACGCCCTCCATCGCCGCGCTGCTGAGACGCTGGTTCTGGTGGCCGTTGAAGGTGCGGCCGCGGCCGGCCAGCTACCTGCTCCGGTCCGAGGGGCCCCGCCCGATGGTGCGCGCCCTGCTCGGCACCCGGGCGCCCGACTAA
- a CDS encoding DUF732 domain-containing protein: MRGVIVFAGVAAVIAVAAPAQADPSPDSNFLTQLKNAGITYQTPSIAIGVGKSECKLMDEGMPETEVIKDLEESNPAFKGDSPVQFTSIAVNTYCPQHAGELTNQLPASS; this comes from the coding sequence ATGCGAGGGGTAATCGTTTTTGCGGGCGTTGCTGCTGTTATCGCCGTTGCTGCACCGGCTCAGGCCGATCCGAGTCCGGATTCGAACTTTTTGACCCAGCTGAAGAATGCCGGCATCACCTATCAGACCCCGAGCATCGCCATCGGGGTGGGCAAGAGCGAATGCAAACTAATGGACGAAGGCATGCCCGAGACCGAGGTCATCAAGGACTTGGAGGAGAGCAATCCTGCGTTCAAGGGGGACAGCCCCGTCCAGTTCACCTCGATCGCGGTGAACACCTACTGCCCTCAACATGCCGGCGAACTGACTAACCAACTGCCGGCGTCATCGTAG
- a CDS encoding DUF808 family protein: MCSSPTLFSADAAGWSTTTTGSPSTDPKPSAPLARFEDRVTIERILGRLKDIRIDEARHGLLILPVAMLFAQFAPRLVVPVLMLGGVYSCYEGAEKAWWVG, encoded by the coding sequence ATATGTTCTAGCCCAACCCTTTTTAGTGCTGATGCGGCCGGCTGGTCGACGACTACTACCGGCTCTCCGTCCACCGATCCAAAGCCGTCTGCGCCACTCGCCCGGTTCGAGGATCGTGTCACCATCGAGCGGATCCTGGGCCGGCTCAAAGATATTCGGATCGACGAAGCACGGCACGGTTTGTTGATCCTGCCCGTGGCGATGCTGTTCGCTCAGTTCGCGCCGCGCCTGGTGGTTCCGGTTCTGATGCTCGGCGGCGTCTACTCGTGCTATGAGGGCGCCGAGAAGGCTTGGTGGGTTGGTTAG
- a CDS encoding cytochrome P450, which yields MARFLLGRASGDEMYRLIEDIRQQGRLLRRPFVWVSADHEICRAVLRDDRFGVTNIVNAPLPQPFPALLERTDPGLPNPVERPAMVMSNPPDHTRYRRLFAQSFTPRAIDRLSARVGEITAELLDGLQRNPRPDLVADFATELPVAVITEILGLPIDARPQVREWGYSLAPLLDFGTSWKTFRHAVERLKEVDRYAAEFIERAREGDSHNDPFGRVAAGGELTHREFAANAALLVGAGFETTVNLIGNGIVLLLAHPRQLALLREDPELWPSAVEEILRFESPVQMLVRTAQRDADIAGEHIRAGSMFVLLMGGANRDPRVFSDPGRFDITRSNAREHVAFGSGIHGCLGAALARIEGVIALRTLFERFPSLSLRDQPEPLELVTLHGFKRLPVELGTRPAGDARSVR from the coding sequence TTGGCCCGGTTTCTGCTGGGCCGGGCCAGCGGAGACGAGATGTATCGCCTCATCGAGGACATCAGGCAACAGGGCCGCCTGTTGCGGCGGCCGTTCGTGTGGGTGAGCGCCGACCACGAAATCTGCCGGGCGGTGTTACGCGACGACCGGTTCGGGGTCACCAACATCGTGAATGCCCCGCTCCCCCAGCCCTTTCCGGCATTACTGGAGCGAACGGACCCCGGCCTGCCCAACCCGGTGGAGCGTCCAGCCATGGTGATGTCGAATCCGCCGGATCACACCCGTTATCGGCGTTTGTTTGCGCAGAGTTTCACACCACGGGCCATCGACAGGCTCAGTGCTCGAGTCGGTGAAATCACTGCCGAATTGCTCGATGGCCTACAACGCAACCCACGGCCCGACCTGGTCGCCGACTTTGCCACCGAATTGCCGGTCGCGGTGATCACCGAGATCCTCGGGTTGCCAATCGATGCGCGCCCGCAGGTGCGCGAGTGGGGCTACAGCTTGGCGCCGCTCTTGGATTTCGGTACCAGCTGGAAGACGTTTCGCCACGCCGTCGAGCGGTTAAAGGAAGTCGACCGCTACGCCGCCGAATTCATCGAACGAGCGCGTGAGGGTGACTCGCACAACGACCCGTTCGGCCGCGTGGCCGCCGGCGGCGAGCTGACCCATCGCGAATTCGCCGCCAACGCAGCGCTTCTGGTCGGCGCCGGGTTCGAGACGACGGTGAATCTGATCGGCAACGGAATCGTCCTGCTGCTTGCGCATCCCCGGCAGCTTGCCCTGCTACGCGAAGATCCAGAGCTCTGGCCGTCGGCGGTCGAAGAGATTCTGCGATTCGAGAGTCCGGTGCAGATGCTGGTGCGCACCGCGCAGCGCGACGCCGACATCGCCGGAGAGCACATCCGCGCCGGCTCAATGTTCGTGCTGTTGATGGGCGGCGCCAACCGCGACCCACGCGTATTCAGCGACCCCGGCCGGTTCGACATCACCCGATCCAACGCGCGAGAGCATGTCGCGTTCGGTTCAGGCATCCACGGTTGCCTCGGCGCCGCCCTGGCACGAATCGAGGGCGTCATCGCGCTGCGCACCCTCTTCGAGCGCTTCCCGAGCCTGAGCCTGCGTGACCAGCCCGAACCGCTCGAGCTGGTCACGTTGCACGGATTCAAACGGCTACCCGTCGAATTAGGAACGCGGCCAGCCGGAGACGCGCGGTCGGTCAGGTAG
- a CDS encoding flavin-containing monooxygenase, whose translation MTKNVAAIGAGPSGLVAARWLLRQGFEPIIFERAPTLGGQWAGLHGRSGVWPSMHTNSSRTVTAFSDLEHTTDHVYLSNREVLDYLHRYADTFGLTSRIRLGAPVELIRRDPAGWVVRHTGTDRHFERVVVASGRFHAPAIPTVPGLETFSGPAGAISTYRYRDGSTYRGKRVLVAGCAISALEIASELAELGAARVVVTQRRQRYIAPKFVAGVPSDHRLYTRHGALATEHLAAAEIDQMLKEIVVSAAGSPDQYGAPAPDPSLSTAGVTLSQHYLPLVAEGRISVHPWMKSVAGCTVTFADGHAEQFDGIIFGTGFRLSLPFLSDDIRAVLDLDAMHLDADRYTFHPDLPGLAFMGLWDQSGGYFVPLELQARWIAYTWGGAIPAIAEGDQRSAIDAYRANRGTSQKTRMDLAALTFARAAGVEPSLDNWPRLRRALLFGPLAPSCFRLEGPDALPDAAERFERDAARFGAITSNDMTAREQGQWSRVQAADSGLSRPASRLRWARAAPPPTTRRRFQ comes from the coding sequence ATGACGAAAAACGTTGCGGCGATCGGCGCCGGGCCCAGTGGGCTGGTCGCCGCGCGTTGGCTCTTACGGCAAGGATTCGAGCCGATCATCTTCGAGCGGGCCCCGACGCTGGGCGGGCAGTGGGCGGGCCTGCATGGCCGCAGCGGCGTGTGGCCGAGCATGCATACCAATAGCAGTCGCACCGTCACCGCCTTCAGCGACCTCGAGCACACGACGGACCACGTCTATCTGTCCAACCGCGAGGTCCTCGATTACCTGCATCGCTATGCCGACACGTTCGGCCTCACGTCACGTATCCGGCTGGGCGCCCCGGTCGAACTGATCAGGCGGGATCCAGCCGGCTGGGTGGTGAGGCACACCGGCACCGACCGGCACTTCGAGCGAGTTGTGGTGGCCAGCGGGCGATTTCATGCCCCCGCCATTCCGACCGTGCCGGGTCTCGAGACCTTCTCCGGCCCCGCCGGGGCCATCTCCACTTATCGCTATCGCGATGGATCCACCTATCGCGGTAAACGAGTTCTCGTCGCGGGCTGCGCGATCAGTGCCCTGGAAATCGCGTCGGAGCTCGCCGAGCTCGGTGCAGCGCGCGTCGTCGTCACCCAGCGGCGGCAACGCTATATCGCGCCGAAGTTCGTCGCGGGTGTCCCCTCCGACCACCGGCTCTACACCCGCCACGGCGCCCTGGCGACCGAGCATCTGGCCGCCGCCGAGATCGACCAGATGCTCAAGGAGATCGTCGTAAGCGCCGCGGGCAGCCCCGATCAGTACGGCGCGCCCGCACCCGATCCCTCGTTGTCGACGGCGGGCGTGACGCTGAGCCAGCACTATCTTCCATTGGTTGCCGAGGGCCGAATCTCGGTGCACCCCTGGATGAAATCCGTCGCGGGTTGCACCGTGACTTTCGCCGACGGGCATGCCGAGCAGTTCGACGGGATCATCTTCGGCACCGGCTTCCGGCTTAGTCTGCCGTTCCTCAGTGACGACATCCGGGCGGTACTCGACCTCGACGCGATGCACCTGGACGCCGACCGCTACACGTTTCATCCCGACCTGCCGGGCTTGGCGTTCATGGGCCTATGGGACCAGTCGGGCGGATACTTTGTGCCGCTGGAACTTCAGGCCAGATGGATCGCGTACACGTGGGGCGGTGCGATCCCGGCAATCGCGGAGGGCGACCAACGCTCGGCGATCGATGCCTATCGCGCCAATCGGGGAACGTCGCAGAAGACCCGGATGGACCTCGCGGCGCTGACCTTCGCCCGCGCCGCCGGGGTCGAGCCCAGCCTGGACAACTGGCCGCGGCTGCGCCGTGCATTGCTGTTCGGCCCGCTTGCGCCGAGTTGCTTCCGGCTCGAGGGCCCGGATGCCTTACCCGACGCGGCCGAGCGGTTCGAACGCGATGCCGCCCGCTTCGGCGCGATCACATCGAACGACATGACCGCACGCGAACAGGGCCAATGGTCGCGGGTTCAAGCCGCCGACTCTGGCCTCAGCCGGCCGGCATCTCGGCTGCGGTGGGCCCGCGCCGCGCCGCCCCCCACAACCCGACGCCGATTCCAATGA
- a CDS encoding SDR family oxidoreductase, with translation MHWAITGATGFLGIHILGELLRGDETFTLLTRPQSDPITRIGKALPLAVTDGRVWTEDELRQRLTVVPVDLAAPKLGLSEGRFQELADSADAILHCAGSIELDADLADLRSTNVGGTTRILELAEAGSREPDLFHVSTAFVAGKRKSGLICETELGDEQGLENNYEQSKFESESLVRDWARRTGRRVVVLRPSALIVNRPPHPDFPLHPLSFLSTSADSGMRLFSVSGRPLRTKMSIRLRGDHNGHLNYMPADEAADEMVRLMRLAPGGLSTYHVVHHHDVAVQTLVDLFNALSPIPLTLVEGPIEGPNLLERRLRWASGFFPYLGHSRTYDTTGTRAVIGEPHRETIVDFDYLLGSVGRYKRYLTIKPEKHEPRESTVAPLVAVGGPFDVTAHAADRVRPIRGLTFIVTVGRSGSTALSRVLTAHPDVLSLNEFYLSVRASSAADQVLSGEQFWRMLAEPHPIFDSMVRGGSAMPEFIYPRLQGTRFDAGTTGIPAISMMTLPHLSSDPDGVFDALAAEIPAWPEQTSRRHYQQLFAWLARHFGGTVVVERSAMSLSSVPWLRETFPDAKFVHLYRNGPDTAVSMSEHTGFRLMALIQDALELLDLDPERRHPGLRLDPTAIPIELASLVGDTCEVDTLMGQNLPIARFARMWSELIVTGESELADLPAGRYLPLSYADLVADTRSSLARLASFLDVAADPKWLEFGSSVIDPKFTGASARLSADELKAVVETCAPGAACLAKHAVGAGADGVTAAR, from the coding sequence ATGCACTGGGCGATCACGGGCGCGACCGGGTTTCTCGGGATTCACATCCTGGGAGAACTCCTTCGCGGGGATGAGACGTTCACGCTGCTTACCCGGCCGCAGTCGGACCCAATCACTCGCATCGGCAAGGCCCTCCCGCTGGCCGTCACCGATGGGCGGGTGTGGACCGAGGACGAGCTGCGCCAACGACTCACCGTTGTGCCGGTGGACCTCGCCGCACCCAAATTGGGGCTGTCCGAGGGCCGATTCCAGGAACTCGCCGACAGCGCCGACGCTATCCTGCACTGCGCCGGCAGCATCGAGCTCGACGCCGACCTAGCCGACCTGCGCAGTACCAACGTCGGTGGGACCACTCGCATCCTCGAACTCGCCGAGGCCGGATCGCGCGAGCCGGATCTGTTCCATGTGTCGACCGCTTTCGTCGCCGGGAAGCGGAAGTCGGGTCTCATCTGCGAGACGGAGCTGGGCGACGAACAAGGGCTCGAGAACAACTACGAGCAGTCCAAATTCGAGTCCGAGTCGCTGGTACGGGACTGGGCGCGGCGGACCGGGCGCCGGGTCGTGGTGCTGCGGCCGAGCGCCCTGATCGTCAATCGCCCACCGCATCCGGACTTCCCCCTGCACCCGCTTTCCTTTCTGTCCACGTCGGCGGACAGCGGCATGCGCCTGTTCTCGGTCTCCGGGCGGCCGTTGCGCACCAAAATGTCGATCAGGCTCAGGGGGGATCACAACGGCCATCTGAACTACATGCCGGCCGACGAAGCCGCCGACGAGATGGTCCGCTTGATGCGGCTGGCCCCCGGCGGCCTGAGCACCTATCACGTCGTCCACCACCACGACGTCGCGGTGCAAACGCTGGTGGACTTGTTCAACGCGCTCTCGCCGATCCCTCTGACGCTGGTGGAGGGCCCGATCGAGGGCCCCAATCTGCTGGAACGACGGCTGCGGTGGGCCAGCGGGTTTTTCCCGTACCTCGGGCACAGCCGGACCTACGACACGACCGGTACGCGAGCGGTGATTGGCGAGCCACACCGCGAGACGATCGTCGACTTCGACTATCTGCTGGGCAGCGTCGGGCGGTACAAGCGCTACCTCACGATCAAACCCGAGAAGCACGAACCCCGGGAGTCGACGGTCGCACCCCTGGTGGCTGTCGGAGGTCCATTCGACGTCACCGCGCACGCCGCCGACCGGGTGCGCCCCATTCGGGGGCTGACGTTCATCGTCACGGTCGGACGCAGCGGATCGACTGCGCTGTCGCGAGTCCTCACCGCTCACCCAGATGTGCTCAGCCTCAACGAGTTCTACCTCTCGGTGCGCGCGTCGTCGGCCGCCGACCAGGTGCTGTCCGGCGAACAGTTCTGGCGGATGCTGGCCGAGCCGCACCCGATCTTCGACTCCATGGTCCGCGGCGGTTCGGCCATGCCGGAGTTCATCTACCCGCGCCTGCAGGGAACCCGATTCGATGCGGGCACGACCGGGATCCCCGCGATTTCCATGATGACGCTGCCGCATCTTTCGTCGGACCCCGACGGCGTGTTCGATGCCCTCGCCGCGGAGATTCCGGCGTGGCCTGAGCAAACGTCGCGGCGGCACTACCAGCAGCTCTTCGCTTGGCTTGCAAGGCATTTCGGTGGGACCGTGGTGGTGGAGCGGTCAGCCATGTCGTTGAGCAGTGTCCCGTGGCTGCGTGAGACGTTCCCCGACGCGAAGTTCGTGCACCTGTACCGCAATGGGCCGGACACGGCGGTCTCGATGAGCGAACACACCGGATTCCGTTTGATGGCGCTGATTCAAGACGCGCTGGAGCTCCTCGATCTCGACCCGGAGCGTCGACACCCCGGCCTGCGGCTGGATCCGACGGCGATACCGATCGAGCTCGCGTCCCTGGTCGGCGACACCTGCGAGGTCGACACCCTGATGGGCCAGAACCTGCCCATCGCCCGCTTCGCCCGGATGTGGAGCGAACTGATCGTCACCGGCGAATCCGAGCTCGCCGACCTGCCCGCGGGCCGCTACCTGCCGCTGTCCTACGCGGACCTGGTCGCCGACACCCGGTCGTCTCTGGCGCGGCTGGCTAGTTTCCTCGATGTGGCGGCTGACCCGAAGTGGCTCGAATTCGGCAGCAGCGTCATCGACCCGAAGTTCACCGGCGCCTCGGCTCGGTTGTCCGCCGACGAGCTGAAAGCTGTCGTCGAAACCTGCGCTCCTGGCGCGGCCTGCCTTGCGAAACACGCCGTCGGCGCCGGGGCGGACGGGGTTACCGCGGCCCGGTGA
- a CDS encoding DUF4267 domain-containing protein: MPIDRAALIAGSIRLASDVHFLVDPLGANKLWGDPGEPTPTARLLLRSMGYRDALIGGLLASAALRGKNTRGWFLASGGADASDLLGGLSVHSELKRSQQLIGLGGAVIGIGVGLWGAARRGPTAAEMPAG, from the coding sequence ATGCCGATCGACCGTGCCGCGCTCATCGCGGGCAGTATCCGACTCGCTTCGGATGTCCACTTTCTCGTTGATCCCCTCGGTGCGAACAAGCTCTGGGGCGACCCCGGGGAGCCGACTCCGACGGCGCGACTACTGCTGCGATCGATGGGTTACCGCGACGCGTTGATCGGCGGGTTGCTTGCCTCAGCCGCGTTGCGCGGCAAGAACACTCGCGGGTGGTTCCTGGCGTCCGGCGGGGCCGACGCGTCGGATCTGCTGGGTGGCCTGAGTGTGCACAGCGAGCTCAAGCGCTCACAACAGCTGATCGGCCTGGGCGGCGCCGTCATTGGAATCGGCGTCGGGTTGTGGGGGGCGGCGCGGCGCGGGCCCACCGCAGCCGAGATGCCGGCCGGCTGA
- a CDS encoding LLM class F420-dependent oxidoreductase codes for MGLGVLTFVTDEGISPVELGRGLEERGFESLFLAEHSHIPVDTKSPYPSGGPIPAKYYRTLDPFVALTAAAVATQNLLVGTGIALIPQRDPIYTAKEVASLDLVSQGRFRFGVGVGWLREEIANHGVNPAVRGRVVDERLDALIQIWTQEKAEFHGEFVDFDPIYSWPKPVEQPYPPLYLGGGPAGFKRIARLHAGWLSMTPSASELAPALEQLREVAGPDVPSINFHGGEPTAKELQGYLDIGAEHILVELPTEPRDETLRHLDGLQAEFAKFA; via the coding sequence ATGGGTTTGGGTGTGCTGACGTTTGTCACCGACGAGGGCATCAGCCCGGTCGAGCTGGGAAGGGGACTCGAGGAGCGAGGGTTCGAGTCGCTGTTTTTGGCCGAGCACTCCCACATTCCCGTCGATACGAAAAGTCCCTACCCGAGCGGCGGCCCGATTCCGGCGAAGTACTACCGCACGCTGGATCCGTTCGTGGCGCTGACGGCTGCTGCGGTCGCGACGCAAAACCTGCTGGTGGGCACCGGCATAGCGCTGATCCCGCAGCGCGATCCGATCTACACCGCCAAAGAAGTCGCATCGCTGGATCTGGTGTCGCAGGGACGATTTCGCTTCGGCGTGGGTGTGGGATGGCTGCGCGAGGAAATCGCGAACCACGGGGTGAATCCCGCGGTTCGAGGACGCGTGGTCGACGAACGACTGGACGCGCTGATTCAAATCTGGACGCAGGAAAAGGCGGAATTCCATGGGGAATTCGTCGACTTCGACCCGATTTACAGCTGGCCCAAGCCGGTGGAGCAACCGTATCCGCCGCTTTACCTCGGTGGGGGGCCGGCGGGTTTCAAACGCATCGCCCGGCTCCATGCGGGCTGGCTCTCGATGACACCGTCGGCATCCGAACTCGCGCCCGCGCTCGAGCAGCTGCGCGAGGTGGCCGGTCCGGATGTCCCTTCGATCAACTTCCATGGCGGAGAACCGACGGCCAAAGAGCTACAGGGTTACCTCGATATCGGCGCCGAGCACATCTTAGTGGAGCTGCCCACCGAACCCCGAGACGAGACGCTCCGCCATTTGGACGGGCTGCAGGCCGAGTTCGCAAAGTTCGCGTAA
- a CDS encoding DUF732 domain-containing protein, with amino-acid sequence MSEPVPATDKTAGLAESETAAAPTAAEPEAVTSANSAGLAWSRGDDDVDTSGDAVGPRQSWRATWRTAAALLAAGLVIAGAIVLGRSLLTTHPKAAAPAPTTAPTSKAAPATASTAAPSSIVSTPSQDNKYVQDLNDQGISFANPDAAIYNGKMVCENIRLGMTVQQIIADFRASNPALGSHAETYVTISVHAYCPQNSNLVASGP; translated from the coding sequence ATGTCCGAGCCGGTACCCGCTACCGACAAGACTGCCGGGCTGGCCGAGAGCGAGACCGCCGCCGCGCCCACTGCCGCGGAACCCGAGGCGGTCACGTCGGCCAACTCGGCCGGTCTGGCGTGGTCGCGCGGCGATGACGACGTCGATACCTCGGGCGACGCGGTGGGCCCGCGCCAATCATGGCGCGCCACCTGGCGTACCGCGGCCGCCCTGCTCGCGGCCGGGCTCGTGATCGCCGGTGCAATCGTCCTTGGGCGTTCGCTGTTGACTACGCATCCCAAGGCCGCGGCGCCCGCACCCACCACGGCACCGACCTCCAAGGCGGCCCCAGCGACGGCATCGACGGCCGCCCCGTCATCAATCGTGTCGACACCGAGTCAGGACAACAAGTACGTTCAGGACCTCAACGATCAAGGAATCTCGTTCGCCAATCCGGATGCCGCCATCTACAACGGCAAGATGGTGTGCGAGAACATCCGTCTGGGCATGACGGTGCAGCAGATCATCGCGGATTTCCGCGCGAGCAACCCCGCGCTGGGCAGCCACGCCGAGACGTACGTGACCATCTCGGTGCACGCTTACTGCCCACAGAACAGCAACCTGGTCGCTAGCGGGCCCTAA